In Rattus norvegicus strain BN/NHsdMcwi chromosome 1, GRCr8, whole genome shotgun sequence, a genomic segment contains:
- the Zfp511 gene encoding zinc finger protein 511 isoform X5, with protein MRRVPCASRGITNSSRVPEFTCQVAGCCQVFAAIEDYQHHYHMMHGNTCSFCNRAFPSGHLLDVHILEWHDSLFQILAQRQDMYQCLVESCPEKFKTSQDRKDHMVRLHLYPADFRFDKPKTNRGEKNGVFLGSFILEAGRSVAHCSVLCSPAMPAAADTAARALRDDSDAMEVCLEPAAPPPCRRTYSHRIPSTVCFGQGAARGFKSTKKKNKHH; from the exons ATGCGCCGCGTCCCGTGCGCTTCCCGCGGGATCACGAATTCTTCGAG GGTGCCCGAGTTCACCTGTCAGGTGGCTGGCTGTTGCCAAGTGTTTGCCGCCATAGAAGACTACCAACACCACTACCACATGATGCATGGAAATACCTGCTCCTTCTGCAACCGCGCCTTCCCCTCTGGGCATTTGCTGGATGTCCACATCCTGGAATGGCACGATTCTCTATTTCAGATCCTGGCCCAGAGGCAAGACATG TACCAGTGCTTGGTTGAAAGCTGCCCagagaagttcaagaccagccaagaCCGGAAGGATCACATGGTGAGGCTACACCTGTACCCTGCGGATTTCCGGTTTGATAAGCCCAAGACAAACAGAGG GGAAAAAAATGGTGTCTTCCTTGGAAGCTTCATACTGGAAGCCGGTAGAAGTGTTGCTCACTGCTCTGTTCTCTGTAGCCCAGCCATGCCAGCTGCTGCAGACACAGCAGCCAGAGCCCTGAGAGATGACAGCGATGCCATGGAGGTCTGCTTGGAACCTGCTGCCCCACCTCCCTGCAGAAGGACCTACAGTCACAG AATACCTTCTACTGTCTGTTTTGGCCAGGGTGCAGCCAGAGGGTTTAAAAgcaccaagaaaaaaaacaaacaccactGA
- the Zfp511 gene encoding zinc finger protein 511 isoform X7 encodes MLLPPALYSRLAGEPGAAEPLPVERNPAAGEAPFRYAPRPVRFPRDHEFFEDGDVQRHLYLQDMLTQVSETPEKSMVPEFTCQVAGCCQVFAAIEDYQHHYHMMHGNTCSFCNRAFPSGHLLDVHILEWHDSLFQILAQRQDMYQCLVESCPEKFKTSQDRKDHMPSHASCCRHSSQSPER; translated from the exons ATGTTGCTTCCCCCTGCACTATATTCCCGCCTGGCCGGCGAGCCCGGGGCAGCTGAACCGCTGCCCGTGGAGCGCAACCCTGCGGCTGGGGAGGCACCCTTCCGATATGCGCCGCGTCCCGTGCGCTTCCCGCGGGATCACGAATTCTTCGAG GATGGGGATGTGCAGCGGCACCTGTACTTGCAGGACATGCTCACGCAAGTGTCCGAGACGCCGGAAAAATCCAT GGTGCCCGAGTTCACCTGTCAGGTGGCTGGCTGTTGCCAAGTGTTTGCCGCCATAGAAGACTACCAACACCACTACCACATGATGCATGGAAATACCTGCTCCTTCTGCAACCGCGCCTTCCCCTCTGGGCATTTGCTGGATGTCCACATCCTGGAATGGCACGATTCTCTATTTCAGATCCTGGCCCAGAGGCAAGACATG TACCAGTGCTTGGTTGAAAGCTGCCCagagaagttcaagaccagccaagaCCGGAAGGATCACATG CCCAGCCATGCCAGCTGCTGCAGACACAGCAGCCAGAGCCCTGAGAGATGA
- the Zfp511 gene encoding zinc finger protein 511 isoform X4, with product MLLPPALYSRLAGEPGAAEPLPVERNPAAGEAPFRYAPRPVRFPRDHEFFEDMLTQVSETPEKSMVPEFTCQVAGCCQVFAAIEDYQHHYHMMHGNTCSFCNRAFPSGHLLDVHILEWHDSLFQILAQRQDMYQCLVESCPEKFKTSQDRKDHMVRLHLYPADFRFDKPKTNRGPAMPAAADTAARALRDDSDAMEVCLEPAAPPPCRRTYSHRIPSTVCFGQGAARGFKSTKKKNKHH from the exons ATGTTGCTTCCCCCTGCACTATATTCCCGCCTGGCCGGCGAGCCCGGGGCAGCTGAACCGCTGCCCGTGGAGCGCAACCCTGCGGCTGGGGAGGCACCCTTCCGATATGCGCCGCGTCCCGTGCGCTTCCCGCGGGATCACGAATTCTTCGAG GACATGCTCACGCAAGTGTCCGAGACGCCGGAAAAATCCAT GGTGCCCGAGTTCACCTGTCAGGTGGCTGGCTGTTGCCAAGTGTTTGCCGCCATAGAAGACTACCAACACCACTACCACATGATGCATGGAAATACCTGCTCCTTCTGCAACCGCGCCTTCCCCTCTGGGCATTTGCTGGATGTCCACATCCTGGAATGGCACGATTCTCTATTTCAGATCCTGGCCCAGAGGCAAGACATG TACCAGTGCTTGGTTGAAAGCTGCCCagagaagttcaagaccagccaagaCCGGAAGGATCACATGGTGAGGCTACACCTGTACCCTGCGGATTTCCGGTTTGATAAGCCCAAGACAAACAGAGG CCCAGCCATGCCAGCTGCTGCAGACACAGCAGCCAGAGCCCTGAGAGATGACAGCGATGCCATGGAGGTCTGCTTGGAACCTGCTGCCCCACCTCCCTGCAGAAGGACCTACAGTCACAG AATACCTTCTACTGTCTGTTTTGGCCAGGGTGCAGCCAGAGGGTTTAAAAgcaccaagaaaaaaaacaaacaccactGA
- the Zfp511 gene encoding zinc finger protein 511 isoform X6 translates to MRRVPCASRGITNSSRVPEFTCQVAGCCQVFAAIEDYQHHYHMMHGNTCSFCNRAFPSGHLLDVHILEWHDSLFQILAQRQDMYQCLVESCPEKFKTSQDRKDHMVRLHLYPADFRFDKPKTNRGPAMPAAADTAARALRDDSDAMEVCLEPAAPPPCRRTYSHRIPSTVCFGQGAARGFKSTKKKNKHH, encoded by the exons ATGCGCCGCGTCCCGTGCGCTTCCCGCGGGATCACGAATTCTTCGAG GGTGCCCGAGTTCACCTGTCAGGTGGCTGGCTGTTGCCAAGTGTTTGCCGCCATAGAAGACTACCAACACCACTACCACATGATGCATGGAAATACCTGCTCCTTCTGCAACCGCGCCTTCCCCTCTGGGCATTTGCTGGATGTCCACATCCTGGAATGGCACGATTCTCTATTTCAGATCCTGGCCCAGAGGCAAGACATG TACCAGTGCTTGGTTGAAAGCTGCCCagagaagttcaagaccagccaagaCCGGAAGGATCACATGGTGAGGCTACACCTGTACCCTGCGGATTTCCGGTTTGATAAGCCCAAGACAAACAGAGG CCCAGCCATGCCAGCTGCTGCAGACACAGCAGCCAGAGCCCTGAGAGATGACAGCGATGCCATGGAGGTCTGCTTGGAACCTGCTGCCCCACCTCCCTGCAGAAGGACCTACAGTCACAG AATACCTTCTACTGTCTGTTTTGGCCAGGGTGCAGCCAGAGGGTTTAAAAgcaccaagaaaaaaaacaaacaccactGA
- the Zfp511 gene encoding zinc finger protein 511: protein MLLPPALYSRLAGEPGAAEPLPVERNPAAGEAPFRYAPRPVRFPRDHEFFEDGDVQRHLYLQDMLTQVSETPEKSMVPEFTCQVAGCCQVFAAIEDYQHHYHMMHGNTCSFCNRAFPSGHLLDVHILEWHDSLFQILAQRQDMYQCLVESCPEKFKTSQDRKDHMVRLHLYPADFRFDKPKTNRGPAMPAAADTAARALRDDSDAMEVCLEPAAPPPCRRTYSHRIPSTVCFGQGAARGFKSTKKKNKHH, encoded by the exons ATGTTGCTTCCCCCTGCACTATATTCCCGCCTGGCCGGCGAGCCCGGGGCAGCTGAACCGCTGCCCGTGGAGCGCAACCCTGCGGCTGGGGAGGCACCCTTCCGATATGCGCCGCGTCCCGTGCGCTTCCCGCGGGATCACGAATTCTTCGAG GATGGGGATGTGCAGCGGCACCTGTACTTGCAGGACATGCTCACGCAAGTGTCCGAGACGCCGGAAAAATCCAT GGTGCCCGAGTTCACCTGTCAGGTGGCTGGCTGTTGCCAAGTGTTTGCCGCCATAGAAGACTACCAACACCACTACCACATGATGCATGGAAATACCTGCTCCTTCTGCAACCGCGCCTTCCCCTCTGGGCATTTGCTGGATGTCCACATCCTGGAATGGCACGATTCTCTATTTCAGATCCTGGCCCAGAGGCAAGACATG TACCAGTGCTTGGTTGAAAGCTGCCCagagaagttcaagaccagccaagaCCGGAAGGATCACATGGTGAGGCTACACCTGTACCCTGCGGATTTCCGGTTTGATAAGCCCAAGACAAACAGAGG CCCAGCCATGCCAGCTGCTGCAGACACAGCAGCCAGAGCCCTGAGAGATGACAGCGATGCCATGGAGGTCTGCTTGGAACCTGCTGCCCCACCTCCCTGCAGAAGGACCTACAGTCACAG AATACCTTCTACTGTCTGTTTTGGCCAGGGTGCAGCCAGAGGGTTTAAAAgcaccaagaaaaaaaacaaacaccactGA
- the Zfp511 gene encoding zinc finger protein 511 isoform X3, whose product MLLPPALYSRLAGEPGAAEPLPVERNPAAGEAPFRYAPRPVRFPRDHEFFEDGDVQRHLYLQDMLTQVSETPEKSMVPEFTCQVAGCCQVFAAIEDYQHHYHMMHGNTCSFCNRAFPSGHLLDVHILEWHDSLFQILAQRQDMYQCLVESCPEKFKTSQDRKDHMVRLHLYPADFRFDKPKTNRGPAMPAAADTAARALRDDSDAMEVCLEPAAPPPCRRTYSHRSVHIFLYNPRLESGRHWAGRCASSQVTP is encoded by the exons ATGTTGCTTCCCCCTGCACTATATTCCCGCCTGGCCGGCGAGCCCGGGGCAGCTGAACCGCTGCCCGTGGAGCGCAACCCTGCGGCTGGGGAGGCACCCTTCCGATATGCGCCGCGTCCCGTGCGCTTCCCGCGGGATCACGAATTCTTCGAG GATGGGGATGTGCAGCGGCACCTGTACTTGCAGGACATGCTCACGCAAGTGTCCGAGACGCCGGAAAAATCCAT GGTGCCCGAGTTCACCTGTCAGGTGGCTGGCTGTTGCCAAGTGTTTGCCGCCATAGAAGACTACCAACACCACTACCACATGATGCATGGAAATACCTGCTCCTTCTGCAACCGCGCCTTCCCCTCTGGGCATTTGCTGGATGTCCACATCCTGGAATGGCACGATTCTCTATTTCAGATCCTGGCCCAGAGGCAAGACATG TACCAGTGCTTGGTTGAAAGCTGCCCagagaagttcaagaccagccaagaCCGGAAGGATCACATGGTGAGGCTACACCTGTACCCTGCGGATTTCCGGTTTGATAAGCCCAAGACAAACAGAGG CCCAGCCATGCCAGCTGCTGCAGACACAGCAGCCAGAGCCCTGAGAGATGACAGCGATGCCATGGAGGTCTGCTTGGAACCTGCTGCCCCACCTCCCTGCAGAAGGACCTACAGTCACAGGTCTgtgcacatcttcctgtataaccCTAGGCTTGAAAGTGGGCGACACTGGGCAGGAAGATGTGCTTCATCGCAGGTGACACCCTAA
- the Zfp511 gene encoding zinc finger protein 511 isoform X1, with protein MLLPPALYSRLAGEPGAAEPLPVERNPAAGEAPFRYAPRPVRFPRDHEFFEDGDVQRHLYLQDMLTQVSETPEKSMVPEFTCQVAGCCQVFAAIEDYQHHYHMMHGNTCSFCNRAFPSGHLLDVHILEWHDSLFQILAQRQDMYQCLVESCPEKFKTSQDRKDHMVRLHLYPADFRFDKPKTNRGEKNGVFLGSFILEAGRSVAHCSVLCSPAMPAAADTAARALRDDSDAMEVCLEPAAPPPCRRTYSHRIPSTVCFGQGAARGFKSTKKKNKHH; from the exons ATGTTGCTTCCCCCTGCACTATATTCCCGCCTGGCCGGCGAGCCCGGGGCAGCTGAACCGCTGCCCGTGGAGCGCAACCCTGCGGCTGGGGAGGCACCCTTCCGATATGCGCCGCGTCCCGTGCGCTTCCCGCGGGATCACGAATTCTTCGAG GATGGGGATGTGCAGCGGCACCTGTACTTGCAGGACATGCTCACGCAAGTGTCCGAGACGCCGGAAAAATCCAT GGTGCCCGAGTTCACCTGTCAGGTGGCTGGCTGTTGCCAAGTGTTTGCCGCCATAGAAGACTACCAACACCACTACCACATGATGCATGGAAATACCTGCTCCTTCTGCAACCGCGCCTTCCCCTCTGGGCATTTGCTGGATGTCCACATCCTGGAATGGCACGATTCTCTATTTCAGATCCTGGCCCAGAGGCAAGACATG TACCAGTGCTTGGTTGAAAGCTGCCCagagaagttcaagaccagccaagaCCGGAAGGATCACATGGTGAGGCTACACCTGTACCCTGCGGATTTCCGGTTTGATAAGCCCAAGACAAACAGAGG GGAAAAAAATGGTGTCTTCCTTGGAAGCTTCATACTGGAAGCCGGTAGAAGTGTTGCTCACTGCTCTGTTCTCTGTAGCCCAGCCATGCCAGCTGCTGCAGACACAGCAGCCAGAGCCCTGAGAGATGACAGCGATGCCATGGAGGTCTGCTTGGAACCTGCTGCCCCACCTCCCTGCAGAAGGACCTACAGTCACAG AATACCTTCTACTGTCTGTTTTGGCCAGGGTGCAGCCAGAGGGTTTAAAAgcaccaagaaaaaaaacaaacaccactGA
- the Zfp511 gene encoding zinc finger protein 511 isoform X2, with protein sequence MLLPPALYSRLAGEPGAAEPLPVERNPAAGEAPFRYAPRPVRFPRDHEFFEDMLTQVSETPEKSMVPEFTCQVAGCCQVFAAIEDYQHHYHMMHGNTCSFCNRAFPSGHLLDVHILEWHDSLFQILAQRQDMYQCLVESCPEKFKTSQDRKDHMVRLHLYPADFRFDKPKTNRGEKNGVFLGSFILEAGRSVAHCSVLCSPAMPAAADTAARALRDDSDAMEVCLEPAAPPPCRRTYSHRIPSTVCFGQGAARGFKSTKKKNKHH encoded by the exons ATGTTGCTTCCCCCTGCACTATATTCCCGCCTGGCCGGCGAGCCCGGGGCAGCTGAACCGCTGCCCGTGGAGCGCAACCCTGCGGCTGGGGAGGCACCCTTCCGATATGCGCCGCGTCCCGTGCGCTTCCCGCGGGATCACGAATTCTTCGAG GACATGCTCACGCAAGTGTCCGAGACGCCGGAAAAATCCAT GGTGCCCGAGTTCACCTGTCAGGTGGCTGGCTGTTGCCAAGTGTTTGCCGCCATAGAAGACTACCAACACCACTACCACATGATGCATGGAAATACCTGCTCCTTCTGCAACCGCGCCTTCCCCTCTGGGCATTTGCTGGATGTCCACATCCTGGAATGGCACGATTCTCTATTTCAGATCCTGGCCCAGAGGCAAGACATG TACCAGTGCTTGGTTGAAAGCTGCCCagagaagttcaagaccagccaagaCCGGAAGGATCACATGGTGAGGCTACACCTGTACCCTGCGGATTTCCGGTTTGATAAGCCCAAGACAAACAGAGG GGAAAAAAATGGTGTCTTCCTTGGAAGCTTCATACTGGAAGCCGGTAGAAGTGTTGCTCACTGCTCTGTTCTCTGTAGCCCAGCCATGCCAGCTGCTGCAGACACAGCAGCCAGAGCCCTGAGAGATGACAGCGATGCCATGGAGGTCTGCTTGGAACCTGCTGCCCCACCTCCCTGCAGAAGGACCTACAGTCACAG AATACCTTCTACTGTCTGTTTTGGCCAGGGTGCAGCCAGAGGGTTTAAAAgcaccaagaaaaaaaacaaacaccactGA